A genomic stretch from Malus domestica chromosome 15, GDT2T_hap1 includes:
- the LOC103450472 gene encoding tubby-like F-box protein 5, translating into MQFRNVFHELFEMRDDKGKKSRRGGEERKHTRRRAKSHIAPEHTLSSPASVEQTKWANLPPELLLDIIQRVEASETSWPARRDVIACASVCKSWREITKGIVKTPEQCGWLTFPVSLKQPGPRDHPIQCFIKRERETSTFLLYLGLSPALCGDVSKLLLAARKVRRATSTHFVVSLAADEFSRASITYVGQLRSNFLGSKFTVYDSQPPQDSAIQTNYQSHRKINPKKVSPRMTAGSYSVATVSYELNILRTRGPRRMQCIMQSIPMSAVQEGGVAPTPTELATCLPPKCCALQVSKGSKQLANFCSSDPTTDLEQGTKDPVILKNKAPRWHEQLQCWCLNFKGRVTVASVKNFQLVAAAEPCHNVPLAEEEKVILQFGKIGKDIFTMDYRYPLSAFQAFAICLSSFDTKPACE; encoded by the exons ATGCAATTCAGAAACGTGTTTCACGAGCTATTCGAGATGAGAGATGACAAGGGGAAGAAATCAAGAAGAGGAGGGGAAGAGAGGAAGCACACGCGCCGCCGTGCGAAATCTCACATTGCCCCGGAACATACATTGTCATCACCTGCATCAGTTGAGCAAACCAAGTGGGCAAACTTGCCCCCGGAGTTGCTTCTCGACATAATCCAACGCGTTGAAGCGAGTGAGACTTCCTGGCCTGCTCGGAGGGATGTGATTGCTTGCGCTTCGGTTTGCAAGTCGTGGAGGGAGATTACGAAAGGGATCGTCAAGACTCCAGAGCAATGTGGCTGGCTTACCTTCCCTGTCTCACTCAAGCAG CCGGGACCAAGAGATCATCCGATCCAGTGCTTTATTAAGAGGGAAAGAGAAACTTCAACATTCCTACTGTATCTTGGTCTTAGCCCTG CTCTGTGTGGGGACGTGAGTAAGTTATTGCTGGCAGCAAGGAAGGTCAGACGGGCAACAAGCACACATTTTGTTGTGTCCTTGGCCGCAGATGAATTCTCTCGAGCAAGCATTACTTATGTTGGACAATTGAG GTCTAATTTTCTGGGATCCAAGTTTACCGTTTATGACAGTCAGCCTCCACAGGACTCAGCAATCCAAACAAATTATCAGTCACATCGAAAAATCAATCCAAAGAAGGTATCTCCAAGGATGACTGCTGGTAGCTATAGTGTTGCTACTGTATCGTACGAGCTCAATATCCTCCGAACAAGGGGACCAAGGAGAATGCAATGCATCATGCAATCAATCCCCATGTCAGCAGTTCAAGAAGGGGGCGTTGCTCCTACTCCAACAGAGTTAGCGACCTGCCTTCCTCCAAAATGCTGTGCATTGCAAGTTTCAAAGGGATCGAAGCAGCTTGCCAACTTTTGCTCTAGTGACCCCACAACGGATTTGGAACAAGGCACAAAAGATCCGGTCATTTTGAAAAACAAAGCTCCTAGATGGCACGAGCAGCTGCAGTGTTGGTGTCTGAATTTTAAGGGACGCGTTACAGTGGCCTCTGTGAAGAATTTCCAGCTGGTGGCCGCTGCAGAGCCTTGCCATAATGTTCCATTGGCTGAAGAAGAGAAAGTAATACTGCAATTCGGGAAGATTGGTAAAGACATTTTCACAATGGACTATCGCTACCCTCTCTCTGCTTTCCAAGCCTTCGCAATTTGCTTGAGCAGCTTTGACACGAAACCAGCCTGCGAATGA
- the LOC103450471 gene encoding uncharacterized protein, whose protein sequence is MANKKHFRFPWRRRSSQVEPDPSPVAKTKNPAQTTTSAPVERPPFRPAGKAPVKASPSQAQAPLKIEPPPPSQPHTQEDSQLASLSAESPSPATQPEPREPYAEISTSETIPKAQNNTPTAEQTHAASTEAVETVASPEKEDALEMNKLATEDQMLEKPVSVVTLSGENRGATMHNSSEPENGEEFMPIHRSYKTNPDDSLEATTDGEESSEGENFDQTSKDHQRIAYVNSNVQGINNSVVFYTSVAERNPGVQSVFSQKPAESIKPNGKSEPLETHKAEITKTPEKLSPL, encoded by the exons ATGGCAAACAAAAAGCACTTTCGGTTCCCTTGGCGTAGGCGTAGTTCTCAAGTAGAGCCCGATCCAAGTCCAGTGGCTAAAACCAAAAACCCTGCCCAGACTACCACCTCAGCACCTGTTGAGCGACCACCATTTCGGCCTGCGGGGAAAGCCCCTGTGAAAGCCTCTCCTTCCCAAGCTCAGGCTCCATTGAAGATTGAACCTCCGCCACCATCACAGCCCCACACTCAAGAGGACTCTCAGCTTGCTTCCTTGTCTGCTGAATCTCCATCACCTGCCACTCAACCAGAACCAAGGGAGCCATATGCAGAAATCAGCACATCCGAAACTATTCCCAAAGCTCAGAATAATACTCCAACCGCAGAGCAAACTCATGCAGCTTCCACAGAAGCTGTAGAAACAGTTGCTTCACCCGAGAAG GAAGATGCTTTGGAAATGAATAAGTTGGCCACTGAGGACCAAATGCTTGAAAAACCAGTTAGCGTCGTAACCCTATCTGGTGAAAACAGAGGAGCAACAATGCACAATAGCTCAGAACCAGAAAACGGAGAAGAATTCATGCCCATACACCGCAGTTATAAGACCAATCCAGATGACAGCCTGGAAGCTACTACTGATGGAGAGGAAAGCAGCGAGGGGGAAAATTTCGACCAGACGAGTAAAGATCATCAGAGGATAGCATATGTCAACAGCAATGTACAGGGTATCAATAATTCTGTCGTGTTCTATACTTCTGTCGCAGAAAGGAATCCAGGTGTTCAGTCGGTTTTTTCTCAAAAGCCAGCAGAATCCATCAAGCCAAACGGTAAATCAGAGCCCCTCGAAACACACAAGGCTGAAATAACCAAAACACCTGAGAAGCTTAGTCCACTGTGA